A window of Desulfobacterales bacterium contains these coding sequences:
- a CDS encoding Na+/H+ antiporter subunit C, giving the protein METVLAFLCGIMTAASIYLMLSGNIIRFIFGLVIATNAVNLLIFVSGRLSSHRPPLIPDDVSIPSETLANALPQALILTAIVIGFALLTFVFILFYRTYQSLGTVDTEKMRFAEPDGENSDEAARKGDGK; this is encoded by the coding sequence ATGGAAACCGTTTTGGCCTTTTTATGCGGGATTATGACCGCGGCCAGCATTTATCTGATGCTTTCCGGCAATATCATCCGGTTTATCTTCGGCCTGGTGATTGCCACCAATGCGGTCAATCTTCTGATTTTTGTTTCCGGCCGGCTTTCCAGTCACCGGCCGCCGCTGATTCCGGATGATGTATCAATTCCGTCTGAGACGTTGGCCAATGCGCTGCCCCAGGCGCTTATTCTGACCGCCATTGTGATCGGGTTTGCGCTTTTAACCTTTGTCTTTATTCTGTTTTACCGGACATACCAGTCCCTGGGCACGGTGGATACCGAAAAGATGCGGTTTGCAGAACCGGATGGTGAAAATTCGGATGAGGCGGCCCGAAAGGGGGACGGCAAATGA
- a CDS encoding Na+/H+ antiporter subunit B: MMQSLILRTATRLLASLILVFSVYLLFRGHNSPGGGFSGALVAGTGFALYAIAEGAASVRRAIRIDPRDLIVFGMGLALASGLPAAFSEKPFLTGLWWTVAELPDYRLVLGTPFFFDVGVYAIVLGTILTLILALEES; this comes from the coding sequence ATGATGCAGTCCCTGATATTGCGAACCGCCACACGGCTTTTGGCCAGTTTGATACTGGTGTTTTCCGTCTATCTGCTGTTTCGCGGCCATAACTCGCCGGGCGGCGGATTTTCCGGGGCCCTGGTGGCGGGGACGGGCTTTGCCCTTTATGCCATTGCCGAAGGCGCGGCCTCCGTTCGGCGGGCCATCCGCATTGATCCCCGGGATTTGATCGTCTTTGGCATGGGTCTGGCGCTTGCCTCCGGTTTGCCGGCCGCATTTTCGGAAAAACCCTTTTTAACCGGCCTGTGGTGGACGGTGGCCGAACTGCCGGACTACAGACTGGTGCTGGGGACCCCGTTTTTCTTTGACGTGGGCGTATATGCCATTGTGCTGGGAACGATTCTGACCCTTATCCTGGCGTTGGAAGAGAGTTGA
- the mbhE gene encoding hydrogen gas-evolving membrane-bound hydrogenase subunit E: MTRSGNPLTEWIGRATAVLPLLVVLAVCGLLPKTAAGEAYRFSLSWVPALGVELSFMIDGLSLLFALIISVVGFFVTIYAVDYLHGHSQIGRFFVFLHAFMLSMLGLVTADNVLALFVFWELTTIFSYLLIGFEHEASASRKSARQALLVTGAGGLALLAGFLLLGIITGTYEISEMVDFAAHLKAHPLYGAVLVLIFLGAFTKSAQFPFHFWLPNAMAAPAPISAFLHSATMVKGGIYLLARFYPILGGTNAWMCPLMIIGAITAVGGAIIAMGQSDLKKILAYTTITALGIMTMFLGGSATPSLTAAMTFLLVHALYKSALFLVAGIIDHQTGTRQLEKLGGLLRFMPFTAFAAAAACLSMAGFPLFFGFIGKEIMYKGALAEVMCPELAAGTAVLANALMTAVGGVLIIRPFLKGPGHYPSPVREATFFMWCGPVFLGGLDILFGIFPEWVGHWLVAPAVRAFHFSPEDIKLHLYHGINMPLLLSIITLTLGVCFYLTHRRIHDFVAKATNKMPVTASQIYEWCLEGVAGLGKLQTRLIQNGSLHRYFFIVAATFVLVTGYSFFSRAGALPLPGLPLLALREWLLIIAITAAVLTVLATRILLLAVCALGVVGAGLAIIFLSYGAPDLALTQLLVETLTVVIVSIILLRLPGLGSQTRQHPGRGLLDALLAVGAGVLVTTLLLAVLSTDLDRSITAFFEQNSYLAAHGKNIVNVILVDFRSMDTLGEIIVVATAGLAGYALIQKKRDK, translated from the coding sequence ATGACCCGCTCCGGCAACCCGCTTACTGAATGGATCGGCCGCGCCACCGCGGTTCTCCCGCTGCTGGTGGTCTTGGCCGTCTGTGGCTTGCTGCCGAAAACCGCAGCCGGCGAAGCCTACCGGTTTTCCCTGTCATGGGTGCCCGCCCTGGGCGTTGAGCTCTCTTTTATGATTGACGGCCTGAGCCTTCTTTTTGCCTTGATCATCAGCGTCGTCGGTTTTTTTGTCACCATTTACGCCGTGGATTACCTGCATGGCCACTCGCAGATCGGCCGGTTTTTTGTCTTCCTGCATGCATTTATGCTGTCCATGCTGGGCTTGGTCACTGCGGATAACGTACTGGCGCTTTTTGTGTTCTGGGAGCTCACCACGATTTTCTCCTACCTTTTGATCGGGTTTGAGCATGAAGCGTCGGCTTCGCGGAAAAGCGCCCGCCAGGCCCTTTTGGTTACCGGTGCCGGGGGGCTTGCCCTGCTTGCCGGGTTTCTGCTGCTTGGAATTATTACCGGGACTTACGAAATATCCGAGATGGTAGATTTTGCCGCGCATTTAAAGGCGCATCCGCTTTACGGGGCGGTCCTGGTCTTAATTTTTCTCGGGGCATTCACCAAGTCCGCCCAGTTCCCGTTTCATTTCTGGCTGCCGAACGCCATGGCCGCACCGGCGCCGATCAGCGCGTTTCTGCATTCCGCCACCATGGTCAAGGGCGGGATCTATCTGCTGGCCCGGTTTTATCCGATTTTGGGCGGAACAAATGCCTGGATGTGCCCGCTGATGATCATCGGGGCGATTACGGCCGTGGGCGGGGCCATAATCGCCATGGGCCAGTCGGATTTGAAAAAGATCCTGGCCTACACGACCATCACCGCCCTGGGGATCATGACCATGTTTCTGGGCGGCAGCGCAACGCCGTCTTTGACCGCGGCCATGACCTTTCTGCTGGTGCATGCCCTGTATAAATCCGCCCTGTTTTTGGTGGCAGGCATTATCGACCATCAAACCGGTACCCGCCAACTGGAAAAACTGGGGGGGCTTTTGCGGTTTATGCCGTTTACCGCCTTCGCCGCCGCCGCCGCCTGCCTGTCCATGGCCGGGTTTCCGTTGTTTTTCGGGTTTATCGGAAAGGAGATCATGTACAAGGGGGCCCTGGCTGAAGTCATGTGCCCGGAGCTGGCCGCCGGGACGGCAGTCCTGGCCAATGCCCTGATGACGGCTGTGGGCGGGGTTTTGATCATCCGCCCCTTTTTAAAAGGCCCGGGCCATTACCCGTCACCGGTTCGGGAGGCGACGTTTTTCATGTGGTGCGGCCCGGTGTTTCTGGGCGGACTGGATATTCTCTTCGGTATTTTTCCGGAATGGGTGGGGCACTGGCTGGTGGCCCCGGCGGTAAGGGCATTTCATTTTTCACCGGAAGATATCAAGCTTCATCTGTATCACGGTATCAATATGCCGCTTTTGCTAAGTATCATTACGCTGACCCTGGGGGTTTGTTTTTATCTCACCCACCGAAGAATCCACGACTTTGTGGCTAAAGCGACCAATAAAATGCCGGTCACCGCATCCCAAATCTATGAGTGGTGTTTAGAAGGGGTGGCGGGACTTGGCAAACTCCAGACCCGCCTGATTCAGAACGGATCCCTGCATCGGTATTTTTTTATTGTGGCCGCAACCTTTGTGCTGGTCACGGGGTACAGTTTTTTCAGCCGGGCCGGGGCGCTTCCGCTGCCCGGGCTGCCGCTTCTGGCATTGCGGGAGTGGCTGCTGATTATTGCGATTACAGCCGCCGTGCTAACTGTGCTGGCCACCCGGATTCTGCTGCTGGCGGTTTGCGCCTTAGGGGTTGTCGGGGCGGGGCTGGCCATCATTTTTTTAAGCTACGGCGCCCCGGATCTCGCCCTTACACAGCTCCTGGTGGAAACCCTTACGGTGGTGATTGTCTCCATTATTCTGCTCCGGCTGCCCGGGCTCGGGTCCCAAACCCGGCAGCACCCGGGCAGAGGTCTGCTGGATGCGCTGTTAGCCGTGGGCGCCGGCGTGCTGGTGACGACACTTTTGCTGGCGGTTCTGTCAACCGATCTGGATCGCTCCATCACGGCCTTTTTTGAGCAAAACAGCTATCTGGCCGCGCACGGCAAGAATATCGTCAATGTGATCCTGGTGGATTTCCGCAGCATGGATACATTGGGTGAGATCATTGTGGTGGCGACCGCCGGACTGGCCGGATACGCCTTAATACAGAAAAAGCGGGACAAATGA
- a CDS encoding four helix bundle protein codes for MTLGHEKLDVYRLSIGYVAWVYEKADSLNGVHRPARDQWLRASQSIPLNIAEGNGKTAEADRRRYFEIARGSALECAAIQDVLVVGKALDKMESRNRKDELDRMAAMLSRLGGRGYQVREDQEVYSVDFDPDSDFDPDFDPDSEENESQP; via the coding sequence ATGACCCTTGGACACGAAAAACTGGACGTCTATCGCCTTTCAATAGGCTATGTTGCATGGGTTTACGAGAAGGCCGACAGCCTGAACGGAGTCCATCGGCCCGCCCGGGATCAATGGCTTCGGGCCAGCCAGTCGATACCGCTCAATATCGCCGAAGGTAATGGCAAGACCGCGGAAGCCGACCGAAGGCGTTATTTCGAAATCGCTCGTGGCTCCGCGCTTGAGTGCGCGGCGATTCAAGATGTGCTGGTTGTCGGCAAGGCGCTGGACAAGATGGAAAGCCGGAACCGCAAGGATGAACTCGACCGTATGGCCGCGATGCTCAGCCGTCTCGGCGGAAGAGGATACCAAGTTCGAGAGGATCAGGAAGTCTACAGCGTCGATTTCGATCCCGATAGCGATTTCGATCCCGATTTCGATCCCGATAGCGAAGAAAACGAATCCCAACCTTAG